The nucleotide window ACTGCACTCATCTTCCCGGCCCCTCCGTGTCGTTCTCGTCATGCCTGCCCGGCTGCCGCCGTAAACTATCAGGCAAGCTGCCTGATAGATAGACGGTTCCGGGCCCGGCGTCCCGGGCGCCCCTGATCTGGGAGGATCCCGGCATGCCCGCATCACCGAGCACCGCCCGGGCCATCAACGACCGGCTCGCCCTGCGGCTGCTGCAGCAGGAAGGCCCCCTGACGGCGGGGCGGTTGAAGCAGCTCACCGGCCTGTCCCGGCCCTCGGTCGCCGACCTCGTCGAACGGCTCGCGGCGGCCGGGCTGATCGCCGTGGTGGGGGAGTCGGGGGAGCAGCGGCGCGGCCCGAACGCCCGGCTGTACGGCATCGTCGCCGACCGGGCGCACCTGGCCGCCCTCGACGTACGCACCGAGGGTGTCTCCGTGGTCGTCGCGGACCTGCTGGGCGTGGTGCTGGCCGAGGCGTCCGTGCCGATCGGGGACGGCACGGACACCGCGCCCGCCGTCGAGCAGGCGGTCGCGCTGGTCGAACGCACGGCCAAGGAGGCCGGTGTCGAGCGGCTGCACACCGTCGGCGTCGGGGCGCCCGGCCTGATCGACCCCGCCACCGGAGAACTGCGCGACTCCTCGGGCCTGCCCGAGTGGCACCGCCTGCTCGCCACGGCCCTCCAGGAACGGCTGCCGGCCCGTGTCGTCGTGGAGAACGAGACCAACCTCGCGGCCCTGGCCGAGCAGCGTGAGGGGGTCGCCCGGGACCGGGACACCTTCGCGCTGCTCTGGTTCGGCCACGGGATCGGTGCCGCCGTGGTCCTGGACGGCGTCCTGCGCAGGGGCGCCTCCGGCGGTACGGGGGAGATCGGCTTCCTGCCGGTGCCGGGCACGGACGGGCTGCCGTCCGCGACGGGCTGCGAGGGCGGCTTCCACTCCCTCGCGAGCGCCGCCGCCGTCGCCGAACTGGCGCGCCGGTACGGGGTCGTGGCCCCGGCGGCGCCCCACGAGCCGCATGCGGCGGCGCTGGTGCGCGAGGCGGTGTCGCGCGTCACCGCGGGACCCTCCGGGGCGCCCTCCGCGCCGCCTCCCGCTCCGGACTCCGCCCCGGGCCGGGCCTCGGCGTTCCTGGACGCGCTCGCCGATCGCGTCGCCCTCGGGGCCGCGTCCGTGGTCGCCGTACTGGATCCGGGATGCGTGGTCCTGGCGGGTGAGGTCGGCCGGGCCGGCGGTGCGGTGCTCGCGGCCCGGGTGCGGGACCGGCTCGGCCGGATGACGCCGCTGCCCACCGAGGTGCGGGCCGGCGCCCTGGGCGGCGGCGCGGTCCTGCGGGGCGCGCTGCTGACGGCCCGGGACGGCGCCCAGGACGAGCTGTTCGCGCCGCCGGAGAGATGACCCGGGCGCCCCGGACCCGTGGTCCGCGGCCCGCAGGACCGTGACCGGCGTACGGAGACCCGGCGGCGGGGCAAGGGCCTCCGTCACCGCCGCCGGGTCGATCTGGGCCGGGCCGGCGAACGCGGACCCGGAGAGGCGCCGGTGAACGCAGACCCTAGAGAGGACTAGACCAAAGTGCAATAGGTTCGGACCATTACCGGGACGTCCTGCCCGTGGATGCCGCCTCCGCGGGGAAGCCGACGCGTCACGAGTGTCCCGTGAAGTCCATCGGTACACTTTGTGAGCCACCCCACAACATTCACCCTCATGGGTGTCGATCAGGCGTGGCACACTGAGTCTGTACCAGAAGCAGCGCACTCCGGGGTCGGTGAAAGTCCGAACCGGCGGTTACAGTCCGCGACCCGGTCGCTTCCAGCGGCCGGTTGACCAGGTGAAATTCCTGGACCGACGGTTAAAGTCCGGATGGGAGGCAGTGCGCGGCGGGCGGGCATTCGTGCGCGTCGCCGTCTGTTTCGACGTGTCCCGAGGACACGTCCCTACGCGGCGTCGCCCCGGTGCACCCGCT belongs to Streptomyces sp. V3I8 and includes:
- a CDS encoding ROK family transcriptional regulator, encoding MPASPSTARAINDRLALRLLQQEGPLTAGRLKQLTGLSRPSVADLVERLAAAGLIAVVGESGEQRRGPNARLYGIVADRAHLAALDVRTEGVSVVVADLLGVVLAEASVPIGDGTDTAPAVEQAVALVERTAKEAGVERLHTVGVGAPGLIDPATGELRDSSGLPEWHRLLATALQERLPARVVVENETNLAALAEQREGVARDRDTFALLWFGHGIGAAVVLDGVLRRGASGGTGEIGFLPVPGTDGLPSATGCEGGFHSLASAAAVAELARRYGVVAPAAPHEPHAAALVREAVSRVTAGPSGAPSAPPPAPDSAPGRASAFLDALADRVALGAASVVAVLDPGCVVLAGEVGRAGGAVLAARVRDRLGRMTPLPTEVRAGALGGGAVLRGALLTARDGAQDELFAPPER